From the genome of Frateuria soli:
CTGGACTTGCCCCACTCGAGGATCTTGTACATCACCGGACGCGTGGGTTTCTGACCGTGCTCGTCGACCAGCCGGCCGCTCGGGTCGACCATGTAGGTCTGCGTGATGCCGTTGGGCGGCGTGACCACCACCATGTAGAGCTGGCCATTGCGGCGGTACTCCTGCACGGTGTTCTCGCCCTGCCGGTGCACGCTGACCTCGGGCATCGGCTCGCCGGAGCGGATCGGCGCAGGCTTGCGCGGCTGCAGCGACGTTCCGCTCTGCGCCGGCGTCGCGGGCACGCTCTGTGCGGGCGCCGCCGGCGGGGTTGCCTTGACGCCCGGATCGTTCATGCCCGGCGGCGGCGGCACGTTCACCGGCGGCGGGGTGGACTGGGCAAAAGCAGGCGCGGCGAGAAACGCGGGCAGGAGGACGAGCGCGGCGGAAAGCTTCATGGCGAGGGCCCTGGGGGATTTGCCGGCGAGCATAGCAGCGGCCCCGGCGCGGGCCGGTGAACCGCGACCTCATGGCACGCGTGCGAGAATGAGCGGATGGCACAGCTCATCCTGATCGACGGCTCCTCCTACCTCTACCGCGCCTTCCATGCCCTGCCGCCGCTGACTAACGCGCGCGGCGAGCCCACCGGCGCGCTGTTCGGGGTGGTCAACATGCTGCGGGCCACGCTGAAGGCGCAGCCGGAGTTCCTGGCGTTCGTCTGCGACGCGCCCGGGCGCACCTTTCGTGACGAGATCTACGCCGAGTACAAGGCCAACCGCGCGGCGATGCCCGACGACCTGCGCGCGCAGGTCGAGCCGATGATGGCGATCGTGGGCGCACTCGGCTTCCCGATCCTTTGCGTCCCCGGCGTGGAGGCCGACGACGTGATCGGCACGCTGGCCCAGGCGGCCGCGGCGCAGGGTATCGACGTGACGATCTCGACCGGGGACAAGGACCTTGCGCAGCTGGTCGGCCCGCACGTGAAGCTGGTCAACACCATGACCAACACCACGCTGGACATCGCCGGCGTGACCGAGAAGTTCGGCGTGCCGCCCGAGCGCATCGTCGACTTCCTTTCCCTCACCGGCGACAGCATCGACAACGTGCCGGGGGTGACCAAGTGCGGCCCGAAGACCGCGGCCAAATGGCTGGCCGAATACGGCTCGCTGGACGGGGTGATCGCCAGCGCCGACAGGATCGGCGGCAAGATCGGCGAGTACCTGCGCGAAGCGCTGCCCAGGTTGCCGCTCTCGCGCGAACTGGTGACCATCCGCACCGACCTGGAGCTCGAGCACGGACCGACCGACCTGACCCTGCGCGAGCGCGAGACCGCCACCCTGCGCGAGCTGTTCACCCGCTACGAGTTCAAGGCCGCGCTCAGGGAACTCGATGCCGAGACGCTCGGCGAGCCGGGCCCCGCGCCCGTCGCCGCGGTCGCCCCGGCACCGGCCAGCCCGGCGCCGTCGGCCGCGAAACCGGGCGATTACGAGCTGGTCACCTCGCCCGGGCGCTTCGAGCACTGGCTCGGGAAGCTGCGGGAAGCGCCGCTGATCGCCTTCGACACCGAGACCAGCGACATCGACGCCATGCGCGCCGAGCTGATCGGCCTGTCCTTCGCGGTCGAGGCCGGCGAGGCCTGCTACATCCCGCTCGCGCACGACTACCCCGGCGCGCCCTGGCAGCTGGACCGCGACCAGGTGCTGCATGCGGTCAAGCCGCTGTTCGAGGACCCGGCCAGGCCCAAGCTCGGCCAGCACGCGAAGTACGACATCAACGTGCTGTCGCACTACGGCATCGGCGTGCAGGGTCTCAAGCACGACTCCATGCTGGCCTCGTACGTGTGGAACGCCACCGCCACGCGCCACGACATGGACTCGCTGGCCAGCCGCTACCTCAACTACCAGACCATCAGGTACGAGGACGTCGCCGGCAAGGGCGCCAGGCAGATCCCGTTCTCGCAGGTGGATCTGGACACCGCCTGCCGCTACGCCGCCGAGGACGCCGACATCACCCTGCGCCTGCACGAGGCGCTGCAGCCGATGCTGGCGAGCGTGCCGGCGCTCAAGCGCGTCTACGAGGAGATCGAGGTGCCGCTGGCCCCGATCCTCGCCGGGATGGAGCGCAAGGGCGTGCTGATCGACGTGGACGAACTGCGCAGGCAGAGCCAGGAACTGGGCAAGCGCATGCACGAGCTGCAGCAGCAGGCCTATGCGGAGGCCGGTTGCGCGTTCAGCCTGGACTCGCCCAAACAGCTGCAGGCGATCCTGTTCGACCAGCTCGGCCTGGCGGCCAAGGTGAAGACGCCCAAGGGCCAGCCCTCGACCAACGAGGAAGCGCTCGAGGCGATCGCCGACGACCACGCGCTGCCGCGGCTGATCCTCGATTACCGTGGCCTGGCCAAGCTGCGCTCGACCTATACCGACAAGCTCGCGCAGATGGTCAACCCGCGTACCGGCCGCGTACACACCTGCTACCACCAGGCCGCGGTGGCGACCGGGCGCATTTCCTCCTCCGATCCGAACCTGCAGAACATCCCGGTGCGCACCGACGAGGGGCGGCGCATCCGCGCGGCGTTCGTGGCGCCACCCGGCTGGGTGGTGATGGCGGCCGACTACTCGCAGATCGAGCTGCGCATCATGGCGCACCTGTCCGGCGACGACGCGCTGCTGCGCGCGTTCAAGAGCGGCGGCGACGTGCACCGTGCCACCGCGGCGGAGGTGTTCGGCGTGGCGCCGGAGGACATCACCCTCAACCAGCGCCGCGCCGCCAAGGCGATCAATTTCGGCCTGATGTACGGCATGAGCGCGTTTGGCCTGGCGCGTCAGCTCGGCATCGACCGCGGCGAAGCCAGCGACTACATGGCGCGGTATTTCTCCCGCTTCGCCGGGGTGCGCGCCTTCATGGACGCCACCCGCGAGCAGGCGCACCGCGATGGTTTCGTGGAAACCATCTTTGGTCGGCGTCTCTACCTGGAGAACCTCAAGGCGCGCAACCAGGCGCTGCGCTCCGGTGCCGAGCGCGCCGCGGTGAACGCGCCGATGCAGGGCAGCGCGGCGGACATCATCAAGCGCGCGATGATCGCGATGGGTGCCTACCTGTGCGACCGCACCGACGCGCACATGCTGATGCAGGTGCACGACGAACTGGTGTTCGAGGTGCAGGAAGATGCCGTGGATGGCATGCGCCAGGCGGTCATCGAACGCATGTCCGGCGCCGCCGAGCTCGCCGTGCCGCTGGTGGTGGACGTGGGGGTCGGGGCGAACTGGGAGCAGGCGCACTAGCGCGCGCCGCCTTGAACCCTCTCCCCTCCGGGGGAGGGTTGGGTGAGGGCCCGGGGCTCGCGGAAAAGTTTCGTTAGACGGTTCTTTCAGACCCACAACCGCAGGATTCCGGGCGAGGCCCGCCCCCCTGACCCCCGCCCTCTCCCCCGGGAAGAGGGAGCAAGTTCTCGCGAATGAACGGATCCTGACCTGTTCCGAAGATCCCGGACAGCGTCCTTGAAACTTTCCCGCTCCGGACGCATCCAAGGTTCCGGATGCACGCAACGGCATCCACGACCCGCCCACCTCCCTGAGCGGGTCACCGGATGCGAACCTCTCCCCTGGGCTTCGCATCCACCCCCGGCCCCGAAGGTTCCCCCTAGCCTTCGGGGCTTTTTTTCGCCCATTCACGGCCGAGCCCGCTAAGATCGGGGCGCACCCCAACCGAGGAGGCGGCTCATGCGTGCAGGACTCATCATCGTAGGCATCATCCTGTTGGTCGCCGGCATCTGGGTGACCCTGGGCAACGGCAGCTACAAGCAGACCGATACGGTGGCCCAGCTCGGGCCCGCCAAGATCGAAGCGACGCACGAGAAGGCCGTGCCGCAATGGCTGGGCATCGCCGGCATCGTGGTCGGCGGCCTGCTGACCATCGGCGGTTTCGTCAAGAAGAGCTGAAGACCGGCGCGCCGCGTACGCGCGGCGCGCTTGACTGGCCCCGGTACAATGGGTCGATGGATGTTTCGTACCTGATCGACTCGCTGAACGACGCGCAGCGCGAGGCCGTCTGCGCACCGCCCGGGCACTACCTGGTACTGGCCGGGGCCGGTTCCGGCAAGACCCGCGTGCTGACCCACCGCATCGGCTGGCTGACCCAGGTCGAGCGGGTGCCACCCTGGGCGATCCTGGCGGTCACCTTCACCAACAAGGCCGCGGGCGAAATGCGCGCGCGGCTGGACTCGCTGATCCCCGGCGGCACCACCGGCCTCACCGTCGGCACCTTCCACGGCATCGCCCACCGCCTGCTGCGCCGGCACTGGCGCGAGGCCGGCCTGCCGGAAGGCTTCCAGATCCTCGACGCCGACGACCAGCAGCGCCTGGTCAAGCGCGTGGTGGCCGGGCTCGGCCTGGACGAGGCGCGTTTCCCGCCGCGCCAGGCGACCTGGCAGATCAACGGCTGGAAGGACGAGGGCAAGCGCCCGGACGCCATCGAGCACGGCAACCACCCCGTCACCCGCACGCTGGTGCAGATCTACCAGGCCTACGAGGAGGCGTGCCGCCGCGCCGGCCTGGTCGACTTCGCCGAACTGCTGCTGCGCGCGCACGAGCTGTGGCTGAAGAATCCGGCCGTGCTCGAGCATTACCAGCAGCGCTGGCGGCACCTGCTGATCGACGAATTCCAGGACACCAACGCGCTGCAGTACGCGTGGATCCGCGTGCTCGCCGGCAACGTCGGCAAGGTGTTCGCCGTGGGCGACGACGACCAGTCGATCTACGGCTGGCGCGGCGCCAAGGTGGAGAACATGCAGCAGTTCCTGCGCGACTTCCCCGGTGCCCGCACGATCAAGCTGGAACAGAACTACCGCTCCACCGCGACCATCCTGAAAGCCGCCAACGCAGTGATCGCGCGCAACGGCGGCCGCCTGGGCAAGCAGCTGTGGACCGCGGGCGAGGCGGGCGAGCGCGTCGCGCTGTATGCGGCCTACAACGAGCAGGACGAGGCGCGCTTCGTGATCGAGCGCATCCGCGAGTACATCGCCGAGCACGGCAGCGCGAAGGACTGCGCGATCCTCTACCGCTCCAATGCACAGTCGCGCAACTTCGAAGAGCAGCTGATCCAGCGCGACATCCCCTACCGCGTCTACGGCGGCCTGCGCTTCTTCGAGCGCGCCGAGATCAAGGATGCGCTGGCCTACCTGCGCCTGACCGCCAACCGCCACGACGCCGCCGCCTTCGAGCGCGCGGTGAATACGCCGCCGCGCGGCATCGGCGACCGCACGCTGGACGTGCTGCGCCGGCGCGCGCGGACCGAAGGCAGCTCGATGTGGGAGGCGGCGCTGGGCGAGCTGACCGACGGGCGCGAGCTGGCTGGGCGCGCCAAGAACGCGGTGAAGGGCTTCCTGGCGTTGATCGACCAGATGGCCCGCGATTTTGCTCCCTCTCCCCTCCGGGGAGAGGGCTGGGGTGAGGGTACGGGTGCACCAGATGTTCCCGCTCCGACCGAACCCTCACCCCCAACCCCTCTCCCGGCGGGAGAGGGGAGCCAAAGCCTCACCCTCGCCGAACAGGTCGACCATGCCATCACCCATACCGGCCTGCGCGACCACTACGAGAAGGACAGCCGCGGCAACGGTGAGGCACGCGTCGAAAACCTCGACGAGCTGGTCAGCGTCGCCAGCCGCTTCGCCATGACGCCGGAGGACATCGAAGCGGGGTTGACGGAACTCTCCGCCTTCCTTTCCCACGCCGCGCTCGAGGCCGGCGAGGGCCAGGGCGAATCCTGGGACGATTGCGTGCAACTGATGACGCTGCATTCGGCCAAGGGCCTGGAGTTTCCGCTGGTGTTCCTGGTCGGCATGGAGGAAGGCCTGTTTCCGAGCCAGCGCTCGACCGAGGACGAGGGCCGGCTGGAAGAAGAACGTCGCCTGGCCTACGTCGGCATCACCCGCGCGCGCGAGCGGCTGGTGGTCACCCACGCCGAATCGCGGCGCATGCATGGCACCGAGATGCTCGCCCGCCCTTCGCGCTTCCTGGCCGAGATGCCGCCCGAACTGGTGGACGAGGTACGACCGCGCGTGCAGGTCAGCCGCCCCATGTACGCCGGCCGCTACACCGATACCTCTTCGTTGCAGGAAGACCTGCCGGTCAAGCTCGGCCAGCGCGTTAGCCATCCGAGCTTCGGCGAGGGCGTGGTGGTCAGCGCCGAAGGCAGCGGCGCGCACACGCGGCTGCAGGTGAACTTCGCCGACAGCGGCAGCAAGTGGCTGGTCGCCGCCTACGCCAATCTCACGCCGCTGTAGGGCGCGCGCCTCGCCATGCCATGCGGCGATTCGCTGCCCTGGCCGCCTTCCCCGAACGCTGCAGCCCCGAGGGCCGCGCGCCGCCTCACGTCAGCGAACGAAATCAGATCCCTGCACCAGACGACGTGGCCGGAGCAGGCTGCTGTCCGGGTGCGGCTTCGGCATCCGGCGGTGGCTTGCCGGCTCCGGTCCGCCCGTAGACGGTTCAGTGCGGCATGCGCTCCGACCCTCCGGCATGGCGCAGCGGACAGCCGGCCGAGGGAGTGCCCTGCCCGCGTGCGAACCGCCATGGCAGCAACATGGGCACGTCGTGCTGGTAGACGCGATAGGTGTCGCCATACCGGGCGACCAGGTCGCGCTCCTCGAGGAACCTCACCGCGATCAGGATGTAACCGGTGGTCATCAGCGCGAACAACAGGTGGCCCGCGCTCATGTCCGGCGTCGACCAGAACGCGATCAGGAAACCCAGCATCAAGGGGTGGCGCACGATGCGGTAGTAGGCACGGGTGACGAAGGGGGCGTCAGCTTCGGGCCCGCGTCCGCGCGCATAGCTCCAGACCTGGCGCAGGCCGAACAGGTCGAAGTGATCGATGACGAAGGTGCCCGTCAGCACCAGCAGCCAGCCGATCGCAGCCAGGGCGTAGAGCGCCCAGCGGGCCGGTTCGTAGTCCACCTGCCAGATCGGCAGCGGCAGCGTGCGCCACTGCCAGAACAGCAGGGCCAGCACGAGGCTGCTGGCGAGCACGTACGTGCTGCGCTCGACCGGTGCCGGGACGTAGCGCGTCCACCAGCGCTTGAACGCCGGGCGCGCCATGCCGCTGTGCTGCAGGGCGAACAGGCCAAGCAGCAGCAGGTCGATCGCCAGCGCCACCGCCAGCGGGCCGGTCGGTCCCTCGTCGAGGGTGCGAGGCACGCCGATGCCGGCGACGAAGCCGATGGCGTAGAGGAAGCTGAGCAGGAACACGGTGTAGGCGACGATGCCGTACAGCAGAGCGGACAGGCGGGACATGGGGGTGTACCTCACTGGCTGGAGCGGGATGCGGGGCGATTCACAGCGCCGACAGGAACGCCACGAGGTCGCGCTTCTGCTGCGCGCTCATGTGGACGTGGAAGCGGCTGTCGTAGAAGTCGACGACGTCGGCGAGGGTGGCGGCCGAGCCGTTGTGGAAGTACGGCGCGCGGGAAGCCAGGCCGCGCAGGATCGGTCCCTTGAACTTGCCGATATCGGTCCATTTGCCGGTGATCATCGCCAGCCCCGGGTCGGTGGTCTGCACACGCTTGCCGGTGGCGAGGCTGGTGAGCGTGTACAGCGGCAGGTCCGGCGTGCGACGGCCGGCATCGGCGATGCCGATGTTCACCGGTAGCGGGACGGAGTGGTTGCCGATGTTGGGCGCGTTGTGGCAACTGCTGCAGCTGCCGCGGATGACCGTCTTGCCGGTGACGTCGTTCAGTCCCGCGACGCCGGTGATGTCGATGCGCATCGAGTTGAACAGCTTCTCGCCGCGGGCGATCGTCGCGCGGGCGCGTCCGCGACGGTCGCTGCCGGACTGCCCGGGATCGTCCCAGCTGTCGAACAGGTGCATGGCCCTTTCGTCGAACGCATCGCCGGTCGGGTCGTTGCCGAGCGTGTCGTTGATGCCGACCCAGAAGCGCTGCAGGGCGAGGATGGCGGGGCCGCCCAGGGCATCGGCCTCGTTGAGGCGGCCGGCATCCCTGTCGTCCACCTGCGCGGTGACCAGGTGCAGCTCGAACTCGACGATGCTGTCGATGATCGCGTCGGCCGGCGCGCGCGAGGCCTGCTCGTGGCCGAGGATGGCGTTGCGCGCCTGCCGGGCCAGGCTGCTGCGCAGGTTCTGCACGTCGATGCCCGCGTCCATCGGCGGATTGAACGGGGTGAATGTCTCGCGACCCTCCCACATCACGGCGGTAAGCCAGATCAGGTTGGTCGAGGGCAGCGGGCGGCGGAACAGCGAAAGCTCGCGCGCACTGGCATAGCCGTAGGGATCGTCCACCGCGCTGAGGCGGAACTGGGCGTTGGCCGGAATCGGCATCCCGACGCGGATCAGCCCGCGGTCGAGCAGCAGGGCGTAGGCGCTGCGGCGGGCTTCCAGGGACGAGACATCGGCCAGCGGCGAGACCGCGCCGTCGACCCGTGCGAAGACCGGATCCATGCCGCTGGTGCGCTCGAAACGCTGGCGCAGTTCCTGCGGCGTGACCGACCAGCCCTGTGCCTGGCGGTGGCAGGAATCACAGCTGCGGCCATTGCTGCCCAGGCCCTGGAAGAACGCATTGTTGCGGTCGATGCGGCCGCCGGGCGTGGTGGTCTGCACCCAGCCGGAGGCATCGGGCGTGGACAGCGGGTTTGCCGGGGAGGGTTCGGCCTGCCGGGCCTGGCTGGCGCCGACGCCGAGCAGCAACACGGCAAGGGTGGCCAGTCGCCGGGTGGCGACGGGTCGGAGAGTCTGGTGGTCGGACATGTAGTGGTCCCCGTATCGGTCGTGCCGGGATGGGAAGCGGCGTGGCACGACGAGGAACACCGGGGCACGGCGAAGTGCGACATGGAGTGGCGGTTCGGGTGGTTGCCGGGCAGGTCGGGCCCCGGCTGCCTGAGGGTTCCAGGCCGGGCTATCTGGCGTTTTTCGTACCGGCACCGGCGCGCCACTGCGCGAGTCGGGCTCCGACCGGCCAGCCGCGGATACGGCCAAGGGCGGCGTCGAAGGCTGGGGTATCGACCGCAGCGGCGTGCCCCGGACCTGGGGTCCTGGCCGCTAGCGTGAGCTGGGCCTCCAGCCGCCAGGGGTGGCTGGACGGCGCCTGCGCGCGGTCCAGCGCGGCGATCAGTTGGCGCGCGGTGCGTGCGGCGGCGTCATCGTGGCCCAAGGCGCTGGCCAGACGCGTGGCCTCGACCAGGTAGAGCGGCCAGGACAACGGATCATCGGTGTGCACGCGAGCGTTCCACGCGGCGGTCCTGGCGTAGGCCGCGCCTGCGCCCGCGCGGTCCCCCGCGGCAGCCAGTGCGCGTCCGCGCACGATGACCGCCAGTGCGAGCGTCACCTCGCGGCTACGGTCGCAGGTGGCGGCGTCGGCCTGGGCCTGCGCCGCGGCGGCAGCGGCGACCCGCGGCTGGTGCAGCAGCAACTGCGCGCGCGCCTGCTGCAGTTCGCTCCAGGCGACCGGGCAGCGCGGCGCCTTGCGCGCGTGCTGCGCGTCGAGCAGCGCCCGTGTCCGGGCCAGCGCGTCGGCGGCGTTCTCGCGCGCGAGCAGCACGTCGATGCGCTGCACGCGCGGCTCCAGCGGCTTCCGGCGCAGGCTGTCGCCTAGCGAGTCGACCAGTGCCTGGGCCTTGACCGCGTCCGCCTCGGCGACATCGAGCTCGCCGCGATAGAGCGCGATCTTCGACTGCAGTTCGAACGTGTTGGCCAGGCTCATCGGGGTGGCGCCGCGCAGCTTGCGCGCCAGCGCCTCGTCGGCCAGCGCGCGTGCCTCGGCGATGCGGTCGGCGTCGAGCAGCACGCTGGCCAGATCATGGGTGGCAAAGCGCAGTTGGTCGCAACGCAGGCCCGCGGCGCAGTCGGCGCGGTAGGTGGCGATCATCTGTCGCCCGTAGGCCACCGCGGGGGCCATGTGCCCGCGACCGTCCTCGACCGCCATCGCGATCTTCAGCAGTTCGCTCCGCGGGACATCGGGCGGCAGCCGCCGTGGCGGGATGGCCAACAGCGGGGCCAGCCGCTGCGCGGCCTCGTCGTAGTTGCCGCGACGGACCAGCGTGCGCACCAGTCCCATGCCTGTCTGTACGCGCACGGACGAGGCCTCGGGGAGCTCCACGGCGCTCGCAGCGGCGGCGCGCAGCAGCTTCTCCGAATGTTCCGGATCACCCATGTCGCGCAGGACGTTGCCGAGCGTGTAGAGCAGCTCGGCATGCAGGTCCGGCTGGTCGCGCAAATCCCGGGGCAGGCTTTCGGCGGCGTGGTAGACCAGGGTCGGCACGTCGGGGCGCTGGCTGGCGGGGACGTCCGGCGCGGTGCTGCCGAGCAGGTCCACGACGAAATCGCGGATCGCCTCCGCCCGCTGCGCCTCGTGGCGCGCCGCGCGCGCCTGCCACAGTGCGGCCGGGAGCGACACCAGGATGGCCAGCAGGAACGCCGCGGTGATCGCCACGCCGACGCGGTGCCGCGCCGCGAACTTGCCCGCGCGGTACCGGCGCGAGGGCGGGTGCGCCTGCACCGGTTCGCTGTCCAGGTGGCGCGCGATGTCCTCGGCCAGCGCGCCGGCGGAGGCGTAACGCCGCTCCGGCTCGGGGCAGGCGGCCTTCAGCACGATGTTGTCCAGATCGCCGCGCAGTCTGCGCCGGATCGGCGCGACCGCCGCAGGCGAGCGCGTGAGGCCATAGGCCTCGGCGAGGGTCGGGGTGTCGGTGCGCGAGGGTGGCGTGCTGGTGGCGCCGGCCGCGCGACGGCGGCCACTGACCAGCTCGTCCAGCAGGACGCCCAATGCATAGACGTCGGTGGCGGTCGTGACCGGTTGCTGGGCGAACTGCTCCGGCGCGGCGTAGGCCGGGGTGAGCGCGAGGTGCCGGGTACGCGTGGCCTCGTCGATGTCCTCGTCGAGCAACTTGGCGATGCCGAAGTCCAGCAGTTTGACGTCGCCCTCGGCGGTGACCAGCACGTTGGAGGGCTTGAGGTCGCGGTGCACGATCAGCGCGCGGTGGGCGGTCTCGACCGCGCGGCAGACCATGAGGAACAGGACCAGCCGCTGGCGCAGGGCCAGCCGCCGCTCGCGCGCGTAGTGCGTGATCGGCTGGCCGTCGACCAGTTCCAGCGCGATGTAGGCCTGGCCGGCCTCGGTGATGCCACCCTCGATCAGGCGCGCGATGCCCGGGTGGCGCAGTCGCGCCAGCGCCTCGCGCTCGCGGCGGAACTGGCGCTGCGCATCGGCGGTGTAGAGGCCGCGCGCGAGCAGCTTGATCGCCACTTCCTGGCGCACGCCCTCGCTCGAGCGGAAGGCGCGGAACACGGTCGAGGAACCACCCTCGCCCAGTACCTGGACCAGTTCGAACGAGCCGATGGTACTGCCCGCGGGGAGCGCGTCGGCGACGCTCGCATCGCCGATCGCCTGCGCGGCGCGGGCGGCATCGCCGGTGGAGAGCAGCTCGCCTTCGGCGGCATCGGCGGCGAGCATGCGTTCGAGCTGC
Proteins encoded in this window:
- a CDS encoding DUF2782 domain-containing protein produces the protein MKLSAALVLLPAFLAAPAFAQSTPPPVNVPPPPGMNDPGVKATPPAAPAQSVPATPAQSGTSLQPRKPAPIRSGEPMPEVSVHRQGENTVQEYRRNGQLYMVVVTPPNGITQTYMVDPSGRLVDEHGQKPTRPVMYKILEWGKSRPATPASASTAGD
- the polA gene encoding DNA polymerase I, with product MAQLILIDGSSYLYRAFHALPPLTNARGEPTGALFGVVNMLRATLKAQPEFLAFVCDAPGRTFRDEIYAEYKANRAAMPDDLRAQVEPMMAIVGALGFPILCVPGVEADDVIGTLAQAAAAQGIDVTISTGDKDLAQLVGPHVKLVNTMTNTTLDIAGVTEKFGVPPERIVDFLSLTGDSIDNVPGVTKCGPKTAAKWLAEYGSLDGVIASADRIGGKIGEYLREALPRLPLSRELVTIRTDLELEHGPTDLTLRERETATLRELFTRYEFKAALRELDAETLGEPGPAPVAAVAPAPASPAPSAAKPGDYELVTSPGRFEHWLGKLREAPLIAFDTETSDIDAMRAELIGLSFAVEAGEACYIPLAHDYPGAPWQLDRDQVLHAVKPLFEDPARPKLGQHAKYDINVLSHYGIGVQGLKHDSMLASYVWNATATRHDMDSLASRYLNYQTIRYEDVAGKGARQIPFSQVDLDTACRYAAEDADITLRLHEALQPMLASVPALKRVYEEIEVPLAPILAGMERKGVLIDVDELRRQSQELGKRMHELQQQAYAEAGCAFSLDSPKQLQAILFDQLGLAAKVKTPKGQPSTNEEALEAIADDHALPRLILDYRGLAKLRSTYTDKLAQMVNPRTGRVHTCYHQAAVATGRISSSDPNLQNIPVRTDEGRRIRAAFVAPPGWVVMAADYSQIELRIMAHLSGDDALLRAFKSGGDVHRATAAEVFGVAPEDITLNQRRAAKAINFGLMYGMSAFGLARQLGIDRGEASDYMARYFSRFAGVRAFMDATREQAHRDGFVETIFGRRLYLENLKARNQALRSGAERAAVNAPMQGSAADIIKRAMIAMGAYLCDRTDAHMLMQVHDELVFEVQEDAVDGMRQAVIERMSGAAELAVPLVVDVGVGANWEQAH
- a CDS encoding ATP-dependent DNA helicase yields the protein MDVSYLIDSLNDAQREAVCAPPGHYLVLAGAGSGKTRVLTHRIGWLTQVERVPPWAILAVTFTNKAAGEMRARLDSLIPGGTTGLTVGTFHGIAHRLLRRHWREAGLPEGFQILDADDQQRLVKRVVAGLGLDEARFPPRQATWQINGWKDEGKRPDAIEHGNHPVTRTLVQIYQAYEEACRRAGLVDFAELLLRAHELWLKNPAVLEHYQQRWRHLLIDEFQDTNALQYAWIRVLAGNVGKVFAVGDDDQSIYGWRGAKVENMQQFLRDFPGARTIKLEQNYRSTATILKAANAVIARNGGRLGKQLWTAGEAGERVALYAAYNEQDEARFVIERIREYIAEHGSAKDCAILYRSNAQSRNFEEQLIQRDIPYRVYGGLRFFERAEIKDALAYLRLTANRHDAAAFERAVNTPPRGIGDRTLDVLRRRARTEGSSMWEAALGELTDGRELAGRAKNAVKGFLALIDQMARDFAPSPLRGEGWGEGTGAPDVPAPTEPSPPTPLPAGEGSQSLTLAEQVDHAITHTGLRDHYEKDSRGNGEARVENLDELVSVASRFAMTPEDIEAGLTELSAFLSHAALEAGEGQGESWDDCVQLMTLHSAKGLEFPLVFLVGMEEGLFPSQRSTEDEGRLEEERRLAYVGITRARERLVVTHAESRRMHGTEMLARPSRFLAEMPPELVDEVRPRVQVSRPMYAGRYTDTSSLQEDLPVKLGQRVSHPSFGEGVVVSAEGSGAHTRLQVNFADSGSKWLVAAYANLTPL
- the mddA gene encoding methanethiol S-methyltransferase; protein product: MSRLSALLYGIVAYTVFLLSFLYAIGFVAGIGVPRTLDEGPTGPLAVALAIDLLLLGLFALQHSGMARPAFKRWWTRYVPAPVERSTYVLASSLVLALLFWQWRTLPLPIWQVDYEPARWALYALAAIGWLLVLTGTFVIDHFDLFGLRQVWSYARGRGPEADAPFVTRAYYRIVRHPLMLGFLIAFWSTPDMSAGHLLFALMTTGYILIAVRFLEERDLVARYGDTYRVYQHDVPMLLPWRFARGQGTPSAGCPLRHAGGSERMPH
- a CDS encoding serine/threonine-protein kinase, with amino-acid sequence MASLPSLRELFETVLPLPAAARARLLAERCPDPGLRAQLERMLAADAAEGELLSTGDAARAAQAIGDASVADALPAGSTIGSFELVQVLGEGGSSTVFRAFRSSEGVRQEVAIKLLARGLYTADAQRQFRREREALARLRHPGIARLIEGGITEAGQAYIALELVDGQPITHYARERRLALRQRLVLFLMVCRAVETAHRALIVHRDLKPSNVLVTAEGDVKLLDFGIAKLLDEDIDEATRTRHLALTPAYAAPEQFAQQPVTTATDVYALGVLLDELVSGRRRAAGATSTPPSRTDTPTLAEAYGLTRSPAAVAPIRRRLRGDLDNIVLKAACPEPERRYASAGALAEDIARHLDSEPVQAHPPSRRYRAGKFAARHRVGVAITAAFLLAILVSLPAALWQARAARHEAQRAEAIRDFVVDLLGSTAPDVPASQRPDVPTLVYHAAESLPRDLRDQPDLHAELLYTLGNVLRDMGDPEHSEKLLRAAAASAVELPEASSVRVQTGMGLVRTLVRRGNYDEAAQRLAPLLAIPPRRLPPDVPRSELLKIAMAVEDGRGHMAPAVAYGRQMIATYRADCAAGLRCDQLRFATHDLASVLLDADRIAEARALADEALARKLRGATPMSLANTFELQSKIALYRGELDVAEADAVKAQALVDSLGDSLRRKPLEPRVQRIDVLLARENAADALARTRALLDAQHARKAPRCPVAWSELQQARAQLLLHQPRVAAAAAAQAQADAATCDRSREVTLALAVIVRGRALAAAGDRAGAGAAYARTAAWNARVHTDDPLSWPLYLVEATRLASALGHDDAAARTARQLIAALDRAQAPSSHPWRLEAQLTLAARTPGPGHAAAVDTPAFDAALGRIRGWPVGARLAQWRAGAGTKNAR